One genomic window of Arachis hypogaea cultivar Tifrunner chromosome 8, arahy.Tifrunner.gnm2.J5K5, whole genome shotgun sequence includes the following:
- the LOC112707179 gene encoding uncharacterized protein, whose amino-acid sequence MMRLRILQGMQVSAPHYCHCFLLSHFQRTSFSSCKVTPWTGLQAWRESPLNHHRAWGPRGPIPDPDPDPDPLFHTAFREATTLAELGSIVLSTTDPVAKSQLSHLAYSTWRLHNLPLGRSQPPPKPARPRNPKLVSPKEIPAPKDSGLPLNAYMLHNLAHVELNAIDLAWDTVVRFSPYSDILGEGFFADFAHVADDESRHFAWCSQRLAELGFKYGDMPAHNLLWRECEKSSDNVAARLAVIPLVQEARGLDAGPRLVQKLVGFGDNRTSKIVARIADEEVAHVAVGVYWFVSVCEKLGCAPDSTFKDLLKEYNVELKGPFNYKARAEAGIPRDWYDASTTTSDQDKNDDGKKKQLSAVYERLASIIAMESENSSLNRPPQ is encoded by the exons ATGATGCGTCTGAGAATCCTCCAAGGGATGCAGGTCTCAGCCCCACACTATTGTCACTGTTTCCTTCTCTCTCATTTCCAACGCACTTCCTTTTCTTCGTGCAAGGTTACACCTTGGACTGGTCTCCAAGCATGGAGGGAAAGCCCTCTCAATCACCACCGTGCCTGGGGCCCACGCGGCCCGATACCCGACCCCGACCCCGACCCCGACCCTCTCTTCCACACCGCATTTCGGGAAGCGACTACCTTGGCTGAGCTTGGTTCCATTGTTCTCTCAACCACCGATCCTGTGGCCAAGTCTCAACTCTCTCACTTGGCTTACTCCACGTGGCGCCTCCACAACCTCCCCCTTGGCCGTTCCCAACCACCACCTAAACCCGCCAGACCCCGAAATCCTAAATTG GTTTCCCCTAAGGAAATTCCTGCTCCCAAGGATTCAGGCTTGCCTCTGAATGCTTACATGCTTCATAATCTTGCCCATGTGGAGCTCAATGCTATTGATTTGGCTTGGGATACTGTAGTTCGGTTTTCTCCCTATAGTGATATTCTAGGGGAGGGGTTCTTTGCTGACTTTGCTCATGTTGCTGATGATGAGAGTCGTCATTTCGCATGGTGTTCACAGAGGCTTGCCGAGCTGGGTTTTAA ATATGGAGATATGCCAGCTCACAATTTGCTTTGGAGAGAATGTGAGAAATCATCTGACAATGTCGCTGCACGTTTGGCAGTGATCCCACTAGTCCAG GAGGCCAGAGGACTTGATGCCGGGCCACGCCTAGTGCAAAAACTGGTTGGCTTTGGAGATAACAGGACTTCTAAAATTGTAGCAAGAATTGCTGATGAGGAAGTTGCACATGTAGCAGTTGGTGTTTACTGGTTTGTTTCTGTCTGTGAAAAATTGGGCTGTGCCCCAGACTCCACATTTAAAG ACTTGCTAAAGGAATACAATGTGGAACTAAAGGGTCCCTTCAACTATAAAGCTCGTGCGGAAGCTGGCATTCCCCGTGATTG GTATGATGCATCTACAACTACAAGCGATCAGGACAAAAacgatgatggcaagaaaaagcagcTGTCAGCT GTTTATGAGAGGCTGGCTTCCATCATTGCTATGGAAAGTGAGAATTCAAGTTTGAATAGGCCACCTCAATAG
- the LOC112707180 gene encoding signaling peptide TAXIMIN 1: MCNSDGECRPLGFLLGLPFAFLCLLISIVGLVIWIVGLLLTCICPCCLCVTIIVELALELIKAPLHVMEWFTSQIPC, from the exons atgtgcaACAGCGATGGCGAGTGCAGGCCCTTGGGGTTTCTATTGGGTCTCCCCTTTGCCTTTCTCTGCCTCCTCATCTCAATCGTTGGTCTTGTTATTTGGATCGTTGG ATTGTTGTTGACATGCATATGTCCGTGCTGCTTGTGTGTGACGATTATAGTGGAGCTTGCTTTGGAATTGATCAAGGCTCCACTGCATGTTATGGAGTGGTTCACCTCTCAGATTCCCTGTTAA